One window from the genome of Flavobacterium agricola encodes:
- a CDS encoding nucleoside deaminase, which produces MENIFTDEYFMRIALSEAKNAFDAGEIPVGAVVVVNNQIIAKTHNLTEMLNDVTAHAEMQAITASANNLGGKYLHNCTLYVTLEPCQMCAGALYWSQISKVVYGAADEKRGYVALGANLHPKTKVLRGVLENECAQLMLDFFKKRR; this is translated from the coding sequence ATGGAAAATATTTTTACAGACGAATATTTTATGCGCATCGCTTTGTCTGAAGCAAAAAATGCTTTTGATGCAGGCGAAATTCCTGTTGGCGCTGTGGTTGTAGTTAACAATCAGATTATTGCTAAAACGCATAATTTAACCGAAATGTTGAATGATGTAACGGCGCATGCAGAAATGCAAGCTATAACGGCATCAGCTAATAATTTGGGCGGTAAATATTTACATAATTGTACCTTGTATGTAACCTTAGAACCTTGTCAAATGTGCGCTGGTGCTTTGTATTGGAGCCAAATAAGTAAAGTTGTTTATGGTGCAGCCGATGAAAAACGTGGGTATGTAGCTTTAGGAGCCAACTTGCATCCTAAAACAAAAGTTCTACGTGGGGTGTTAGAAAATGAATGTGCTCAATTAATGCTTGATTTTTTTAAAAAAAGAAGATAA
- a CDS encoding 1-deoxy-D-xylulose-5-phosphate synthase, with protein sequence MSKVLKHISEPADLRQLPIADLPVVAQELRDFIIDIVSTKEGHLGASLGVVELTIALHYVFNTPNDLLVWDVGHQAYGHKILTGRKAIFDTNRQKNGISGFPKRAESEYDAFGVGHSSTSISAALGMALASALQGDTEKQHIAVIGDASIASGMAFEGLNHAGVTDANLLVILNDNAIGIDPSVGALKQYLTEVKAGTTHRANNIIKALNFDYSGPIDGHDIEGLIKELNRLKQIKGPKFLHVITTKGKGLKQAEEDQVLYHAPGKFNKETGDIYPKTEVGLPPKFQDVFGHTIVELAEKNPKIIGITPAMPTGSSLKYMMERFPDRAIDVGIAEQHAVTLAAGMATQGLVVFCNIYSTFLQRAYDQVIHDVALQNLPVIFCLDRAGLVGEDGATHQGVYDIAYLNCVPNLTLVAPLNEMELRNIMFTAQQGLSFPLAIRYPRGRGYHVNWKNEFETFVFSKVHQLNHGKKTAVLTTGTIGNQALNVILSNQNLKQNVSLYHFPTIKPLNEAELRKIAAKYEQIITIEEGSIVGGFGSSLAVFYNQEEINVKIKHLGVPDCIVEHATVLQQQEFCNLDENYLRNLLERYLNL encoded by the coding sequence ATGAGTAAAGTATTAAAACATATTTCTGAACCGGCCGATTTACGCCAATTGCCAATTGCTGATTTACCGGTAGTTGCGCAAGAATTGCGAGATTTTATAATTGATATCGTTTCTACCAAAGAAGGGCATTTGGGAGCAAGCTTAGGCGTTGTAGAACTTACCATTGCTTTGCATTATGTTTTTAATACGCCGAATGATTTATTGGTTTGGGATGTGGGCCACCAGGCTTATGGCCATAAAATACTTACCGGTCGTAAAGCAATTTTTGATACCAATCGCCAAAAAAACGGTATTTCAGGATTTCCGAAACGTGCAGAAAGCGAATACGATGCGTTTGGCGTTGGCCATTCGTCTACCTCAATTTCTGCTGCTTTAGGCATGGCATTGGCTTCGGCTTTACAAGGCGATACCGAAAAGCAACACATAGCGGTTATTGGTGATGCATCTATTGCATCAGGAATGGCTTTTGAAGGATTAAATCACGCCGGTGTTACCGATGCTAACTTATTGGTTATTTTAAATGATAATGCCATTGGGATTGACCCTAGCGTTGGAGCGTTAAAACAATATTTAACCGAAGTTAAGGCCGGAACAACGCACCGAGCAAACAATATTATTAAAGCACTAAACTTTGATTATTCAGGACCGATTGACGGCCATGATATTGAAGGTTTAATTAAAGAGCTAAATCGATTAAAACAAATTAAAGGCCCTAAGTTTTTACATGTAATCACCACAAAAGGCAAAGGTTTAAAACAAGCCGAAGAAGATCAGGTACTTTATCATGCTCCGGGCAAATTTAATAAAGAAACGGGCGATATTTACCCGAAAACAGAAGTTGGTTTACCACCTAAATTTCAAGATGTTTTTGGGCATACCATTGTTGAATTGGCAGAAAAAAACCCGAAAATTATTGGAATTACTCCGGCCATGCCAACAGGCTCTTCCTTAAAATACATGATGGAACGCTTTCCGGATCGTGCCATTGATGTGGGCATTGCCGAACAGCATGCTGTAACTTTGGCTGCCGGTATGGCAACACAAGGATTAGTTGTTTTTTGTAACATCTATTCAACCTTTTTACAGCGCGCTTACGATCAGGTTATTCATGATGTTGCCTTACAAAATTTACCCGTTATTTTTTGTTTAGATCGCGCAGGATTGGTGGGCGAAGATGGTGCCACACACCAAGGCGTTTATGATATTGCTTATTTAAATTGCGTACCTAACTTAACGTTGGTTGCTCCTTTAAATGAAATGGAACTACGCAACATTATGTTTACCGCACAGCAAGGTTTAAGTTTTCCGTTAGCGATTCGTTATCCGCGCGGACGTGGATATCACGTAAATTGGAAAAATGAATTTGAAACTTTTGTTTTTTCAAAAGTGCATCAATTAAACCATGGTAAAAAAACAGCTGTTTTAACAACCGGAACAATCGGAAATCAGGCACTAAATGTTATTTTGAGTAATCAAAATTTAAAACAAAATGTTTCGTTATATCATTTTCCGACTATAAAACCTTTAAATGAAGCTGAACTGCGAAAAATTGCAGCAAAATACGAACAAATTATTACAATTGAAGAAGGAAGCATTGTGGGCGGATTTGGCTCTAGCCTTGCTGTTTTTTACAATCAGGAAGAAATAAATGTTAAAATTAAGCATTTAGGCGTTCCAGATTGCATTGTTGAGCATGCAACTGTTTTACAGCAACAAGAATTTTGTAATTTAGACGAAAATTATTTGAGAAATCTTTTAGAAAGATATTTAAATTTATAA
- a CDS encoding DUF3078 domain-containing protein, with product MKKIIYLFTFLLLIASQLHAQEKEKDTNEKKHPIGYWERSNTVGLDLTQVSFVNWNAGGQNSVSALAKGHFTRKLTKGRLLWNNELITRYGFNKQVDRETRKTDDVFQINSTAGYRTDSISNWYYSAKFNFITQFTNGYAYPDKTKPISKPFAPAYLFLGLGTEYVDKVNNFNVYLSPFTAKLTLVLDQMLANQGSYGVEKAVYDEAGNLVRLGEKTRTEFGILVSGQYKTQLWDNINLDTRASLYTDYLNRFGNIDVDLQANLNMKVNKYVQASIFAHLIYDDDIKAVREVDGQNVKIGPHSVKTNFRYWFKLYLLNKKKFSQLAELFFI from the coding sequence ATGAAAAAAATAATTTATTTATTTACTTTTTTATTATTGATTGCAAGCCAATTACATGCACAAGAAAAAGAAAAAGATACAAATGAAAAAAAACATCCCATTGGTTATTGGGAGCGTAGTAATACGGTAGGATTAGATTTAACTCAGGTTTCATTCGTGAATTGGAACGCCGGCGGACAAAACTCAGTTTCGGCTTTAGCTAAAGGGCATTTTACCCGAAAACTTACTAAAGGCCGTTTGTTATGGAATAATGAATTAATTACGCGTTATGGTTTTAACAAGCAAGTTGACCGAGAAACAAGAAAAACGGACGACGTTTTTCAGATCAACTCAACCGCAGGTTACAGAACCGATTCAATTTCTAATTGGTATTATTCGGCTAAGTTTAATTTTATCACACAATTTACCAATGGTTATGCGTATCCAGATAAAACAAAACCCATTTCTAAACCTTTTGCGCCAGCATATTTATTTCTGGGTTTGGGTACCGAATATGTTGATAAGGTAAATAACTTTAACGTTTATCTTTCGCCATTTACAGCTAAGTTAACTTTGGTTTTAGACCAAATGTTAGCCAACCAAGGTTCGTACGGAGTTGAAAAAGCAGTTTACGACGAAGCGGGAAACCTAGTACGTTTGGGAGAAAAAACCAGAACTGAATTTGGTATTTTAGTTTCTGGGCAGTACAAAACGCAATTATGGGATAACATTAACTTAGATACACGCGCTTCGCTTTATACCGATTATTTAAATAGATTTGGAAATATTGATGTTGATTTACAAGCAAACTTAAATATGAAGGTTAACAAATACGTACAAGCTAGTATTTTTGCACATTTAATTTATGATGACGATATTAAGGCAGTACGCGAAGTTGATGGGCAAAACGTAAAAATTGGCCCGCATTCAGTTAAAACAAATTTTAGGTATTGGTTTAAATTATACCTTTTAAATAAAAAAAAGTTCAGCCAATTGGCTGAACTTTTTTTTATTTAA